A single region of the Nocardioides aurantiacus genome encodes:
- a CDS encoding acetyl/propionyl/methylcrotonyl-CoA carboxylase subunit alpha: MPEVKPLQKVLVANRGEIAVRVIRACKDAGIGSVAVYAEPDRDALFVRVADEAHSLDGSTPAESYLDIAKIIAVAEKSGADSVHPGYGFLAENADFAQAVIDAGLVWIGPTPAAIDALGDKAKAKHIAERANAPLAPGTKDPVADADEIVAFAEEHGLPVAIKAVYGGGGRGLKVARTIEEIPDAFEAATREAVGAFGRGECLVEKFLDKPRHVETQCLADQHGNVVVISTRDCSLQRRNQKLVEEAPAPFLTDAQVEELYTSSKAILREAGYVGAGTCEFLVAADGTISFLEVNTRLQVEHCVSEEVTGIDLVREMFRIAAGEELGYDDPDIRGHSIEFRINAEDGGANFMPAPGTLTRWSPPSGPGVRLDGGYEEGETIPGAFDSLVAKLIVSGRDRTQALERSRRALDEFVVEGMPTVIPFHASVVRDPAYVGDGSTFTVYTQWIETDYDNQLTPYAGPSAEAPEAEERQRVTVEVGGRRLEVVLPGGLAAVGGGAAGGAKKPKRKAGAKAGAAVSGDAVTSPMQGTIVKVSVAEGDEVAEGDAIVVLEAMKMEQPLKAHRAGVVTGLQAEVGATVTNGAVICEIKDAG, translated from the coding sequence GTGCCCGAGGTCAAGCCGCTGCAGAAGGTCCTGGTCGCCAACCGGGGCGAGATCGCCGTCCGCGTCATCCGCGCCTGCAAGGACGCGGGCATCGGCAGCGTGGCGGTGTACGCCGAGCCGGACCGCGACGCGCTGTTCGTGCGCGTCGCCGACGAGGCCCACTCCCTGGACGGCAGCACGCCGGCCGAGTCCTACCTCGACATCGCCAAGATCATCGCGGTGGCCGAGAAGTCGGGCGCGGACTCGGTGCACCCCGGCTACGGCTTCCTGGCCGAGAACGCCGACTTCGCGCAGGCCGTGATCGACGCCGGCCTGGTCTGGATCGGCCCCACGCCCGCGGCCATCGACGCGCTGGGCGACAAGGCCAAGGCCAAGCACATCGCCGAGCGCGCGAACGCGCCGCTGGCCCCCGGCACCAAGGACCCCGTCGCCGATGCCGACGAGATCGTCGCCTTCGCCGAGGAGCACGGCCTGCCCGTGGCCATCAAGGCCGTCTACGGCGGCGGTGGTCGCGGCCTCAAGGTCGCCCGCACCATCGAGGAGATCCCCGACGCCTTCGAGGCCGCCACCCGCGAGGCGGTCGGCGCGTTCGGCCGCGGCGAGTGCCTGGTGGAGAAGTTCCTCGACAAGCCCCGCCACGTGGAGACCCAGTGCCTGGCCGACCAGCACGGCAACGTCGTGGTGATCTCCACCCGCGACTGCTCGCTGCAGCGCCGCAACCAGAAGCTCGTCGAGGAGGCGCCCGCGCCGTTCCTCACCGACGCCCAGGTCGAGGAGCTCTACACCTCCTCCAAGGCGATCCTGCGCGAGGCGGGCTACGTCGGCGCCGGCACCTGCGAGTTCCTCGTCGCCGCCGACGGCACCATCTCCTTCCTCGAGGTCAACACCCGCCTCCAGGTGGAGCACTGCGTCTCCGAGGAGGTCACCGGCATCGACCTGGTGCGCGAGATGTTCCGGATCGCCGCCGGCGAGGAGCTGGGGTACGACGACCCGGACATCCGCGGCCACTCCATCGAGTTCCGCATCAACGCCGAGGACGGCGGGGCCAACTTCATGCCCGCCCCCGGCACGCTCACCCGCTGGTCGCCCCCCAGCGGCCCCGGCGTCCGCCTCGACGGCGGCTACGAGGAGGGCGAGACCATCCCGGGCGCCTTCGACTCCCTCGTCGCCAAGCTGATCGTCAGCGGGCGCGACCGCACCCAGGCGCTGGAGCGCTCGCGCCGCGCGCTCGACGAGTTCGTGGTCGAGGGCATGCCGACGGTCATCCCCTTCCACGCCTCGGTGGTCCGCGACCCGGCGTACGTCGGTGACGGGTCGACCTTCACGGTCTACACGCAGTGGATCGAGACCGACTACGACAACCAGCTCACGCCGTACGCCGGCCCGAGCGCCGAGGCGCCGGAGGCCGAGGAGCGCCAGCGGGTGACCGTCGAGGTCGGCGGCCGCCGTCTCGAGGTGGTCCTCCCCGGTGGCCTGGCCGCCGTCGGCGGCGGTGCCGCGGGCGGCGCCAAGAAGCCGAAGCGCAAGGCCGGGGCCAAGGCGGGCGCCGCGGTCTCCGGCGACGCGGTCACCTCCCCGATGCAGGGCACGATCGTCAAGGTCTCGGTCGCCGAGGGCGACGAGGTCGCCGAGGGCGACGCCATCGTGGTGCTCGAGGCGATGAAGATGGAGCAGCCGCTCAAGGCCCACCGCGCCGGCGTGGTGACCGGGCTGCAGGCCGAGGTCGGCGCCACCGTCACCAACGGCGCGGTGATCTGCGAGATCAAGGACGCCGGCTGA
- a CDS encoding acyl-CoA mutase large subunit family protein, producing MTDVTGDTARQRWQQRYDAALTGGKVRDADWTTLSGVEVEPAYGTEDSEWPGEFPFTRGLYATGYRGRAWTIRQFAGFGNAQQTNERYRMILGRGGGGLSVAFDMPTLMGRDSDDPKSLGEVGHCGVAIDSAADMDVLFDSIPLEQVTTSMTISGPAVPVFCMMLVAAERQGADLSKLNGTLQTDIFKEYIAQKEWLFGPEPHLKLIGDLMEYCAEEIPAYKPLSVSGYHIREAGSTAAQELAFTLADGFGYVELGLSRGLDVDVFAPGLSFFFDSHLDFFEEIAKFRAGRRIWARWLRDVYGAKTDKAQWMRFHTQTAGVSLTAQQPYNNVVRTGVEALAAVLGGTNSLHTNALDETLALPSEHAAEVALRTQQVIMEETGVLNVADPLGGSWYVEALTDRIEAEANAIFDKILEMGGSDLRHDHVEALAESARNGEDPITQGLLRGIEDGWFMSEIAEAAFVYQVALEKKEKKVVGVNCHTESVSRELEIMRVSHEVETEQVRELAERRAGRDDDAVKRALEEMLAAAREDRNMVPPMLEACRVEATLGEICDALRAEWGEYREPARF from the coding sequence ATGACCGACGTGACCGGGGACACAGCACGACAGCGCTGGCAGCAGCGGTACGACGCGGCGCTCACGGGCGGCAAGGTCCGCGACGCCGACTGGACGACGCTCTCGGGCGTCGAGGTCGAGCCGGCGTACGGCACCGAGGACTCGGAGTGGCCCGGGGAGTTCCCCTTCACCCGCGGCCTCTACGCCACCGGCTACCGCGGCCGGGCGTGGACGATCCGGCAGTTCGCCGGCTTCGGCAACGCCCAGCAGACCAACGAGCGCTACCGGATGATCCTGGGCCGGGGCGGTGGCGGCCTCAGCGTCGCCTTCGACATGCCGACCCTGATGGGCCGCGACTCCGACGACCCCAAGAGCCTCGGCGAGGTCGGCCACTGCGGCGTGGCGATCGACTCGGCCGCCGACATGGACGTGCTCTTCGACTCCATCCCGCTCGAGCAGGTCACCACGTCGATGACCATCAGCGGTCCGGCGGTGCCGGTGTTCTGCATGATGCTGGTCGCCGCCGAGCGGCAGGGCGCCGACCTGTCCAAGCTCAACGGCACGCTGCAGACCGACATCTTCAAGGAGTACATCGCCCAGAAGGAGTGGCTCTTCGGTCCCGAGCCGCACCTGAAGCTGATCGGCGACCTGATGGAGTACTGCGCCGAGGAGATCCCGGCCTACAAGCCGCTGAGCGTCTCGGGCTACCACATCCGCGAGGCCGGCTCCACGGCCGCGCAGGAGCTGGCGTTCACGCTCGCCGACGGCTTCGGCTACGTCGAGCTCGGGCTCTCCCGAGGCCTCGACGTGGACGTCTTCGCCCCCGGCCTGAGCTTCTTCTTCGACAGCCACCTCGACTTCTTCGAGGAGATCGCGAAGTTCCGTGCCGGTCGCCGGATCTGGGCCCGCTGGCTGCGCGACGTCTACGGCGCGAAGACCGACAAGGCCCAGTGGATGCGCTTCCACACCCAGACCGCCGGCGTCTCCCTCACCGCCCAGCAGCCCTACAACAACGTCGTCCGCACCGGCGTCGAGGCGCTCGCCGCGGTGCTCGGCGGCACCAACAGCCTGCACACCAACGCCCTCGACGAGACCCTGGCGCTGCCCAGCGAGCACGCCGCCGAGGTCGCGCTGCGCACCCAGCAGGTGATCATGGAGGAGACCGGCGTGCTCAACGTCGCGGACCCCCTGGGCGGCAGCTGGTACGTCGAGGCGCTGACCGACCGCATCGAGGCCGAGGCCAACGCGATCTTCGACAAGATCCTCGAGATGGGGGGCTCGGACCTGCGCCACGACCACGTCGAGGCGCTCGCGGAGTCCGCCCGCAACGGCGAGGACCCGATCACCCAGGGCCTGCTGCGCGGCATCGAGGACGGCTGGTTCATGTCCGAGATCGCCGAGGCCGCCTTCGTCTACCAGGTCGCGCTGGAGAAGAAGGAGAAGAAGGTCGTCGGGGTGAACTGCCACACCGAGTCGGTCAGCCGCGAGCTGGAGATCATGCGGGTCTCCCACGAGGTCGAGACCGAGCAGGTCCGTGAGCTCGCCGAGCGCCGCGCCGGACGCGACGACGACGCCGTGAAGCGGGCGCTCGAGGAGATGCTGGCCGCGGCCCGCGAGGACCGCAACATGGTGCCGCCGATGCTGGAGGCCTGCCGCGTCGAGGCGACGCTGGGCGAGATCTGCGACGCGCTGCGCGCCGAGTGGGGCGAGTACCGGGAGCCGGCCCGCTTCTAG
- a CDS encoding ATP-binding protein, which translates to MEVQAAGWRTPAAGPGRALVPEGLRLVAFVCATWIATDIGFASYRPEFGVSLIWPLSGVGLLWAATGDRRTWPLDAVLLTAVSSAALVVAGSTTGQAAMGALQVVLQATVYQAVMVRWAPALWGSGGTRPLRRTADLWVFLLAVTVGSAVASGVRAAGLGLVPTSDLQDASLVLARNLSWMIAVGGVALQLGPRLAPGGPRPARTRPEPGPRAAPTDRTWRGGPLELLALAVVTLAVYGAVFTREQPLPLTFLLTVPSLWAAMRLDALRAAVHAVASGTFAIVMTLSGNGVFASMDDPRVGAALAQALLAVLVLKTLVISCVMSERDAAIRRARVSEAASLGRAALLGAVLHNMNEGIVVAREDGEVLVRNAAGDALLRSSVMLTTLPDATRGRLFHPDGTALDEAELPFRRALAGEEVLREDLVLRSDSSPDGRVIEVSASPVAETEESPRAAVVNFRDVTTVREHEGDLAAFAGVVAHDLNNPLTVVSGWADSLADFFALGDVSAEDGQAMIGRIQGAATHMRRFIDDLLGYTVARDRPLSPEDLDLSAVAEEVARLRRDGATHPHIEIEPGIRVRADVVLLRQLLDNLVGNAVKYVAPHTRPHVTLTCRPAGDMVELRLTDNGIGIPESMRQRVFETFVRVQTDGYGGTGLGLDICRRVVVRHGGDIRVEEGAEGVGSTFVFTLPRAGARLPGLPPVERQQVAVSPEPTA; encoded by the coding sequence ATGGAGGTGCAGGCGGCGGGCTGGCGCACGCCCGCAGCCGGGCCGGGGCGGGCCCTCGTGCCCGAGGGGCTGCGGCTGGTCGCCTTCGTGTGCGCCACCTGGATCGCGACCGACATCGGGTTCGCGAGCTACCGGCCGGAGTTCGGGGTCAGCCTGATCTGGCCGCTGTCCGGCGTCGGGCTGCTGTGGGCCGCCACGGGCGACCGGCGCACCTGGCCGCTGGACGCCGTCCTGCTGACCGCCGTGAGCTCGGCCGCCCTCGTGGTCGCGGGCTCGACGACGGGCCAGGCCGCCATGGGCGCGCTGCAGGTCGTCCTCCAGGCCACGGTCTACCAGGCCGTCATGGTGCGCTGGGCACCCGCGCTCTGGGGCAGCGGCGGCACCCGCCCGCTGCGTCGTACGGCGGACCTGTGGGTGTTCCTCCTCGCCGTGACCGTCGGCTCCGCCGTGGCCTCGGGGGTCCGCGCCGCGGGGCTGGGACTGGTCCCCACCTCCGACCTCCAGGACGCCTCGCTCGTGCTCGCCCGCAACCTGAGCTGGATGATCGCCGTGGGCGGGGTCGCGCTGCAGCTCGGCCCGCGGCTCGCCCCGGGGGGACCCCGCCCGGCGCGGACCCGCCCCGAGCCGGGCCCGCGCGCCGCACCGACCGACCGGACCTGGCGCGGCGGCCCGCTGGAGCTGCTGGCCCTGGCCGTGGTGACCCTGGCGGTGTACGGCGCGGTGTTCACCCGGGAGCAGCCGCTCCCGCTGACCTTCCTGCTGACGGTGCCGAGCCTGTGGGCGGCGATGCGGCTCGACGCGCTGCGCGCCGCCGTCCACGCGGTGGCCTCGGGCACCTTCGCCATCGTGATGACGCTGAGCGGCAACGGCGTCTTCGCCTCCATGGACGACCCCCGGGTCGGGGCCGCGCTGGCCCAGGCGCTGCTCGCGGTGCTGGTGCTCAAGACGCTGGTGATCTCGTGCGTGATGAGCGAGCGCGACGCGGCCATCCGCCGCGCCCGGGTCTCCGAGGCCGCCTCGCTGGGCCGGGCCGCCCTGCTGGGGGCGGTGCTGCACAACATGAACGAGGGCATCGTCGTGGCCCGCGAGGACGGCGAGGTGCTGGTCCGCAACGCCGCGGGCGACGCCCTGCTGCGCTCCTCGGTGATGCTCACGACCCTCCCCGACGCCACCCGGGGTCGGCTGTTCCACCCCGACGGCACCGCGCTCGACGAGGCCGAGCTCCCCTTCCGCCGCGCCCTGGCCGGCGAGGAGGTGCTCCGCGAGGACCTGGTGCTGCGCAGCGACTCCTCCCCCGACGGCCGGGTGATCGAGGTCAGCGCCAGCCCCGTGGCGGAGACCGAGGAGTCGCCCCGGGCCGCGGTGGTCAACTTCCGCGACGTCACGACCGTGCGCGAGCACGAGGGCGACCTCGCCGCCTTCGCCGGGGTGGTCGCCCACGACCTCAACAACCCGCTGACCGTGGTCAGCGGGTGGGCCGACTCGCTGGCCGACTTCTTCGCCCTGGGCGACGTCAGCGCCGAGGACGGCCAGGCGATGATCGGCAGGATCCAGGGCGCCGCGACCCACATGCGCCGCTTCATCGACGACCTGCTCGGCTACACCGTGGCCCGCGACCGCCCGCTGTCCCCGGAGGACCTCGACCTCTCCGCCGTCGCCGAGGAGGTCGCCCGGCTCCGGCGCGACGGCGCCACCCACCCGCACATCGAGATCGAGCCCGGCATCCGGGTGCGCGCCGACGTGGTGCTCCTGCGGCAGCTGCTGGACAACCTGGTCGGCAACGCGGTCAAGTACGTCGCTCCGCACACCCGGCCCCACGTCACGCTGACCTGTCGTCCCGCCGGCGACATGGTCGAGCTGCGGCTGACCGACAACGGCATCGGCATCCCCGAGTCGATGCGCCAGCGGGTCTTCGAGACCTTCGTGCGGGTGCAGACCGACGGCTACGGCGGCACCGGCCTCGGCCTGGACATCTGCCGCCGCGTGGTGGTCCGCCACGGCGGCGACATCCGGGTCGAGGAGGGCGCCGAGGGGGTCGGCAGCACCTTCGTGTTCACGCTCCCCCGCGCCGGCGCACGGCTGCCGGGTCTCCCGCCCGTCGAGCGGCAGCAGGTGGCCGTGTCGCCCGAGCCGACCGCCTAG
- a CDS encoding alpha/beta hydrolase: MSLLSSRADRRAWWQQRLAPLLVRYDRELVAALRRPGDRPVRPTKVRLQTRHGRVDALLYAPEEQRCDLPVHVHLHGGAFVMRRPRMDEFVAQHLVDRLGIAVLLPDYAVAPQVRYPVAHEQVHDVLLRLSEQGPHWGLDPTRVSVGGFSSGGNLAAAAALLARDSGGPRLRALTLGVPSLDVASTWAQKAVSLPAGAQPMLGASVLELVRATYFRDPDARRQPYGSPLLAPSLSRLPPTLVVTAGLDLLREEGERFAARLDESGVAVRLHRVEGRDHYFLDPTNVAAELDLLASHLRTTLA, from the coding sequence GTGAGCCTGCTCTCCTCCCGCGCCGACCGACGCGCCTGGTGGCAGCAGCGGCTCGCGCCGCTGCTGGTCCGCTACGACCGGGAGCTGGTCGCCGCGCTGCGTCGACCGGGTGACCGTCCGGTCCGCCCGACCAAGGTGCGGCTGCAGACCCGTCACGGCCGGGTCGACGCGCTGCTCTACGCCCCGGAGGAGCAGCGCTGCGACCTGCCGGTGCACGTGCACCTGCACGGCGGGGCGTTCGTGATGCGTCGTCCGCGGATGGACGAGTTCGTGGCGCAGCACCTCGTGGACCGGCTCGGCATCGCGGTGCTACTGCCCGACTACGCCGTGGCGCCGCAGGTCCGCTACCCGGTGGCGCACGAGCAGGTGCACGACGTGCTGCTGCGGCTCTCCGAGCAGGGCCCGCACTGGGGGCTGGACCCGACCCGGGTCTCGGTGGGCGGCTTCAGCTCCGGGGGCAACCTCGCGGCGGCCGCAGCGCTGCTGGCGCGGGACTCCGGCGGCCCGCGGCTGCGCGCCCTCACCCTCGGCGTCCCGTCGCTCGACGTCGCCTCGACGTGGGCGCAGAAGGCGGTCTCGCTGCCGGCCGGGGCGCAGCCGATGCTCGGGGCGTCGGTGCTCGAGCTGGTGCGGGCGACGTACTTCCGCGACCCGGACGCCCGTCGCCAGCCCTACGGGTCGCCGTTGCTGGCGCCGTCGCTGTCCCGGCTGCCGCCGACACTGGTGGTCACCGCGGGCCTGGACCTGCTGCGCGAGGAGGGCGAGCGGTTCGCCGCCCGGCTCGACGAGTCCGGGGTCGCGGTCCGCCTGCACCGGGTGGAGGGTCGCGACCACTACTTCCTCGACCCCACCAACGTCGCCGCCGAGCTCGACCTGCTCGCCTCGCACCTCCGGACCACCTTGGCCTGA
- a CDS encoding alkaline phosphatase PhoX, translating to MNPSLSRRGLLGGATAGGLGIALSGSVEAVAGPRRPAVGYGELVADPRGLLALPPGFSYEIVAQAGVTQLANGEGPTPTDQDANGVFGRASGGAAIVCNHEIGGSESPGVPPLPGLTYDPGARGGTTTIEVDPRGRRLSEYVSVAGTHNNCAGGETPWNTWLTCEETEARRSATLQKDHGYVFEVDPSSQLANVNKAAVPLRFLGRYAHEAVAVDPATSTICETEDAGNPNGLYYRWTPPQGFRGGLGALRKLAESPGGDTAGTLEAMSCWQGDRHVPDLSLATRAGTRYQVRWVEVPDRDARTVSVRKQLTDQQVTRSRKLEGAWWGDGGAYFVASFARRSDGSANEHDGQVWFYDPRSRTVTLRTIFSVNPDPEVDAENYDGPDNMTLSPHGGLILAEDGNGVQHLVGVTDQGKTFPMARNDLNGSEFAGPAFSPDGTVLFANIQSPGYVLAITGPWGRPSNAAR from the coding sequence ATGAACCCCTCTCTCTCCCGACGCGGACTCCTCGGCGGCGCCACGGCCGGCGGCCTGGGCATCGCCCTCAGCGGCAGCGTCGAGGCCGTCGCCGGACCGCGCCGCCCGGCGGTCGGCTACGGCGAGCTCGTGGCGGACCCTCGTGGACTGCTCGCCCTGCCCCCGGGCTTCTCCTACGAGATCGTGGCCCAGGCCGGCGTCACCCAGCTCGCGAACGGCGAGGGCCCCACGCCGACGGACCAGGACGCCAACGGCGTCTTCGGGCGTGCGAGCGGAGGAGCCGCCATCGTGTGCAACCACGAGATCGGGGGGTCCGAGTCGCCCGGCGTGCCACCGCTGCCGGGTCTCACCTACGACCCCGGCGCCCGGGGCGGCACCACGACGATCGAGGTCGACCCCCGCGGACGGCGGCTGAGCGAGTACGTCTCCGTGGCCGGCACCCACAACAACTGCGCGGGCGGCGAGACGCCGTGGAACACCTGGCTCACCTGCGAGGAGACGGAGGCGCGCCGGAGCGCCACCCTCCAGAAGGACCACGGCTACGTCTTCGAGGTCGACCCGTCCAGCCAGCTGGCCAACGTCAACAAGGCGGCGGTGCCGCTGAGGTTCCTGGGCCGCTACGCCCACGAGGCCGTGGCCGTCGACCCGGCGACGTCGACGATCTGCGAGACCGAGGACGCCGGCAACCCCAACGGCCTCTACTACCGCTGGACCCCGCCGCAGGGCTTCCGGGGCGGGCTCGGCGCACTGCGCAAGCTGGCCGAGAGCCCCGGGGGAGACACCGCCGGGACGCTGGAGGCGATGAGCTGCTGGCAGGGCGACCGGCACGTCCCCGACCTGTCCCTCGCGACGCGGGCGGGCACCCGCTACCAGGTCCGGTGGGTCGAGGTCCCCGACCGCGACGCCCGGACGGTCTCGGTGCGCAAGCAGCTCACCGACCAGCAGGTCACCCGCAGCCGCAAGCTCGAGGGCGCCTGGTGGGGCGACGGCGGCGCCTACTTCGTGGCCAGCTTCGCCCGCCGCAGCGACGGCAGCGCCAACGAGCACGACGGCCAGGTCTGGTTCTACGACCCGCGGTCCCGGACGGTGACGTTGCGGACCATCTTCAGCGTCAACCCCGACCCCGAGGTCGACGCCGAGAACTACGACGGGCCCGACAACATGACGCTCTCGCCCCACGGCGGACTGATCCTCGCCGAGGACGGCAACGGGGTGCAGCACCTGGTCGGCGTCACCGACCAGGGCAAGACCTTCCCGATGGCGCGCAACGACCTCAACGGCAGCGAGTTCGCCGGGCCGGCCTTCAGCCCCGACGGCACCGTGCTGTTCGCCAACATCCAGTCGCCGGGCTACGTGCTCGCGATCACCGGTCCGTGGGGGCGGCCGAGCAACGCGGCGCGGTAG
- a CDS encoding co-chaperone YbbN — protein MTQQPFSRPGAVDLSGLQPSTAPAGTPAGAPAGTPAGAPAGGGAAYALQVTEQNFQDVLEASRNAPVLLAFESPQRSPESTRLADDVQTLSSELEGRVLLGRVDIDQVPQIAQAMQIPSVPLVVLVAQGRPMPLFQDAAPIEDLRAALTQVLQQLTASGVTGRHQPRTGGAEVDEETGEELVDPRYAPAQDALERGDIDAAVAEYQKLVAANPADTEAAAGLAMAQVLQRTDGVDLQQARSAAAAAPDDVEAQTLVADLDLLGGHVDDAFRRLVELVRRTSDADRDRARTHLIGLFGAVGNDDPRVQRARRDLASALF, from the coding sequence ATGACGCAGCAACCCTTCTCGCGACCCGGTGCGGTGGACCTCTCCGGGCTCCAGCCCAGCACCGCCCCCGCCGGCACCCCTGCTGGCGCACCTGCCGGCACCCCTGCTGGCGCGCCCGCCGGCGGTGGCGCGGCGTACGCCCTGCAGGTGACCGAGCAGAACTTCCAGGACGTCCTGGAGGCGTCCCGCAACGCGCCGGTGCTGCTGGCCTTCGAGAGCCCGCAGCGCTCCCCGGAGAGCACCCGGCTCGCCGACGACGTGCAGACGCTGTCCTCCGAGCTCGAGGGCCGCGTGCTGCTCGGGCGGGTCGACATCGACCAGGTGCCGCAGATCGCGCAGGCGATGCAGATCCCGTCGGTGCCGCTCGTCGTGCTCGTGGCCCAGGGCCGCCCGATGCCGCTGTTCCAGGACGCCGCCCCGATCGAGGACCTGCGTGCGGCGCTGACGCAGGTGCTGCAGCAGCTGACCGCCAGCGGCGTCACGGGCCGCCACCAGCCCCGCACCGGTGGCGCCGAGGTGGACGAGGAGACCGGCGAGGAGCTCGTCGACCCGCGCTACGCCCCCGCCCAGGACGCGCTCGAGCGAGGGGACATCGATGCCGCGGTCGCGGAGTACCAGAAGCTGGTCGCCGCCAACCCCGCCGACACCGAGGCGGCCGCGGGCCTGGCGATGGCCCAGGTGCTGCAGCGCACCGACGGGGTCGACCTCCAGCAGGCGCGCAGCGCCGCGGCGGCGGCGCCCGACGACGTCGAGGCGCAGACCCTGGTGGCCGACCTCGACCTGCTCGGCGGTCACGTGGACGACGCCTTCCGTCGGCTGGTCGAGCTGGTGCGCCGGACGTCCGACGCCGACCGCGACCGGGCCCGGACGCACCTGATCGGCCTGTTCGGTGCCGTGGGCAACGACGACCCGCGGGTGCAGCGCGCCCGGCGGGACCTCGCCTCCGCGCTGTTCTGA
- a CDS encoding ABC transporter substrate-binding protein, whose amino-acid sequence MSVAPARRGTRGRRRRRPVALLATAALAGLVSLTACAGGGPQPQPPNSITVWIQEDLPERVAATQAIVDDFTAETGVEVELVAVAEDQFTQLLVSSAAAGDLPDVIGALPLAAVRTLSGNELIDTDAVAAVVERLDRSTFVDRAVELTREGDAQLAVPSESWSQLLFYRKDLFEEAGLEPPTTYDATLTAAKELDGDDLAGFVGGTAPGDAFTEQTFEQVALGNDCQLVEDDGAIGLDSQRCVDALDFYGTLVEDYSVPGAQDVDTTRASYFAGQAAMFVWSTFVLDEMAGLRPDAKPTCPQCEDDPAFLARNTGVVTTLAGPANAGPASFGEVTSWTITAESSTRASTDFVAHMFGDGYVPWLQIAPEGKVPVRTGTPEAPQRFSRTWSTLPVGEGVPQEEKRPLSDFYDDDVLAALAAGPEEFSRWGIPQGQGELLGALQGEQPVAAAVDEVASGEDAEEVADQAAEDVRSIQESLS is encoded by the coding sequence ATGTCCGTCGCACCTGCCCGTCGTGGGACGCGGGGTCGCCGCCGCCGGCGACCGGTCGCGCTCCTGGCCACCGCCGCGCTGGCCGGCCTGGTCTCCCTGACTGCCTGCGCGGGCGGGGGACCGCAGCCGCAGCCGCCGAACAGCATCACGGTCTGGATCCAGGAGGACCTGCCGGAGCGGGTCGCGGCGACCCAGGCGATCGTCGACGACTTCACCGCCGAGACCGGGGTGGAGGTCGAGCTGGTCGCCGTGGCCGAGGACCAGTTCACCCAGCTGCTGGTCTCCTCGGCGGCGGCCGGCGACCTGCCCGACGTCATCGGCGCCCTGCCGCTGGCGGCCGTGCGGACGCTGTCGGGCAACGAGCTGATCGACACCGACGCCGTCGCCGCGGTGGTGGAGCGGCTCGACCGCTCGACCTTCGTCGACCGGGCCGTCGAGCTGACCCGCGAGGGCGACGCGCAGCTGGCGGTGCCCAGCGAGTCGTGGTCGCAGCTGCTCTTCTACCGTAAGGACCTCTTCGAGGAGGCCGGGCTCGAGCCCCCCACGACGTACGACGCGACGCTGACCGCGGCGAAGGAGCTCGACGGCGACGACCTGGCCGGCTTCGTCGGCGGCACCGCCCCGGGGGACGCCTTCACCGAGCAGACCTTCGAGCAGGTGGCGCTGGGCAACGACTGCCAGCTGGTCGAGGACGACGGCGCGATCGGGCTGGACAGCCAGCGGTGCGTCGACGCGCTCGACTTCTACGGCACCCTCGTGGAGGACTACTCGGTGCCGGGGGCGCAGGACGTCGACACCACGCGGGCCTCCTACTTCGCCGGGCAGGCCGCGATGTTCGTCTGGTCGACCTTCGTGCTCGACGAGATGGCCGGGCTGCGCCCCGACGCGAAGCCCACCTGTCCGCAGTGCGAGGACGACCCGGCCTTCCTGGCGCGCAACACCGGGGTGGTCACCACCCTCGCGGGCCCGGCGAACGCGGGACCGGCCTCGTTCGGCGAGGTGACGTCGTGGACGATCACGGCCGAGTCCTCGACCCGGGCCTCGACCGACTTCGTGGCCCACATGTTCGGCGACGGCTACGTGCCGTGGCTGCAGATCGCGCCCGAGGGCAAGGTGCCGGTCCGCACCGGCACCCCCGAGGCGCCGCAGCGGTTCTCCCGCACCTGGTCGACGCTGCCGGTCGGCGAGGGCGTCCCGCAGGAGGAGAAGCGGCCGCTCTCGGACTTCTACGACGACGACGTGCTGGCCGCGCTGGCCGCCGGCCCCGAGGAGTTCTCCCGCTGGGGCATCCCGCAGGGCCAGGGCGAGCTGCTGGGCGCCCTGCAGGGGGAGCAGCCGGTGGCCGCGGCCGTCGACGAGGTGGCCTCCGGCGAGGACGCCGAGGAGGTCGCCGACCAGGCGGCCGAGGACGTCCGCTCGATCCAGGAGTCGCTGTCGTGA